GGCGAGGAAGTCGATTTCTTCTTCCGGGAAATCAATGGCTGCCTCGACGTAAATCCTCAGTCCGATCAGTTGTTCGGTGAGGTTATGCACACGCTGGGAAAACGCGCCCTGCAAGGAACGCAAGGCATTGCGCGCAGCCTGTGCAGAACTGGCTTCAATCAGGTCGGCGATGGCCTCGGCCTGAGCCAGGTCGAGTTTGTCATTGAGAAAGGCGCGTTCGCTGAATTCCCCCGGACGGGCCAGACGGCAACCCAGTTCCAGACAACGCTTGAGCAACATGTCCAGAACGATCGGGCCACCGTGGCCCTGCAGTTCCAGCACATCTTCGCCGGTGAACGAGTTCGGCCCGGGGAAATACAGCGCCAGACCTTCATCCAGCACCTGTTGATCGTCACTGAAGAACGGGCCGTAGTGGGCAAAACGCGGCTTCAGTTCGCGGCCGCTGATGGCTTTGGCCGCAACGCTGGCCAGCGGCCCGGAAATTCGAACGATGCCCACGCCGCCACGGCCCTGGGCGGTAGCGACGGCTGCGATGGTTTCACGAGGTGCGCTCATAAACCGGTATCCAGACAAAAATGGCAGATAGCAAAACGCCCCACTAGGGGGCGTTTTGAGTGGTGTTATCCACAGAGTAAGTTACGCCTCGGCTTTTTTCGTCGCCGCTTCGATCTTACGCGTGATGTACCACTGTTGGGCAATCGACAGGCAGTTGTTCACAACCCAGTACAGCACCAGACCAGCCGGGAACCACAGGAAGAAGAAGGTGAAGATGATTGGCATCATTTTCATGACCTTCGCCTGCATCGGATCCGGAGGAGTCGGGTTCAGACGCTGCTGGATGAACATGGTTGCGCCCATGATGATCGGCAGGATGAAGAACGGATCCTTGATCGACAGGTCGGTAATCCACAGCATGAACGGCGCCTGGCGCATTTCCACGCTTTCCAGCAGAACCCAGTACAGGGAAAGGAAAACCGGCATCTGCACGAGGATCGGCAAGCAGCCACCCAGCGGATTGATCTTCTCTTTCTTGTACAGCTCCATCATGGCTTGCGACATTTTCTGCCGGTCATCGCCATGTTGCTCTTTCAGTGCAGCCAGTTTCGGAGCCACGGCGCGCATGCGGGCCATCGACTTGTAGCTGGCGGCCGACAGCGGGAAGAAGATCCCTTTGATCAGCATGGTCAGGAAGATGATCGACCAGCCCCAGTTGCCGACAATGGCGTGGATATGTTGCAGCAGCCAGAAGATCGGCTGGGCAATGAACCACAGAATGCCGTAGTCGACAGTCAGTTCCAGACCTGGGGACAACTCTTTCAGTACAGCCTGGCTTTTTGGACCGGCGTACAGAATTGCGCTGGTTTCAACTTTTGCACCGGGTGCAGCGGTCAACGAAGGACCGGTGTAACCGATGATGTAGTTCTGTTTGCTGTCTTTACGGGTCTGGACGATGTTGTTTTCGCCCTTCGGAGCAATCCATGCCGTCACGAAGTAGTGTTGCAGCCAGGCTACCCAGCCACCGGTGACGTTTTCCTTGAGCTGACCTTTGTCCATGTCTTTCATGGACACTTTCTTGTACGGCTCGGAACTTGTCCACAGGGCGGCGCCCAGGTAAGTCGCGGTGCCGGTAGCCGTGGTCGACGAAGGATCGGCGCTGTTGTCACGCTTCAGTTGAGCAAACATCGAGCCGGACCAGGGCTGCGCGCTCTGGTTGTCGATCAGATAAGTCACGGTCACGTCATACAGGCCACGTTTCAGGGTGAAACGCTTGATGTAGTTGACGCCGTCCTTGCTGAACTTCAGGTCGACGACCAATTGGTCCTGACCGTCTGCCAATTGATAAGTCTTCTTCTCCGAGGAGTAGATCGGGCGACCGGCCGGGCTGGCGTCCGGACCGTTGGTGCCGATCAGACCGCTTTGCGCCAGATAGATACGCTCGCCGCCGTTGTCGAACAGCTGGAACGGAACGTCCGGACGATCCTGACGACGTGGATACAGCGGCAAGGTCAGTTGAGCAACATCGCCACCCTGTGGATCGATCGCCAGATCGAGCACGTCGGTTTTGATCTGGATCAGATCCTTGCTGGCGGCGACCGGCGTTTCGGCAGGTGCGCTGGTATCGCTTGCGGCGCGCGGAATATCGTCACTGGCGGCAGCGTTATTGCCAGTGGCGGTGTCCGGCAAACCGGATGTAGTCGTACTGGAAGCAACATTCTGAGTCGGCAGGGCAGCCTGACCATAGTCCTGGTTCCATTTAAGAACCATGACATAGGACACGATTGCCAGGGCGACGATCAG
This genomic window from Pseudomonas kribbensis contains:
- the yidC gene encoding membrane protein insertase YidC; protein product: MDIKRTILIVALAIVSYVMVLKWNQDYGQAALPTQNVASSTTTSGLPDTATGNNAAASDDIPRAASDTSAPAETPVAASKDLIQIKTDVLDLAIDPQGGDVAQLTLPLYPRRQDRPDVPFQLFDNGGERIYLAQSGLIGTNGPDASPAGRPIYSSEKKTYQLADGQDQLVVDLKFSKDGVNYIKRFTLKRGLYDVTVTYLIDNQSAQPWSGSMFAQLKRDNSADPSSTTATGTATYLGAALWTSSEPYKKVSMKDMDKGQLKENVTGGWVAWLQHYFVTAWIAPKGENNIVQTRKDSKQNYIIGYTGPSLTAAPGAKVETSAILYAGPKSQAVLKELSPGLELTVDYGILWFIAQPIFWLLQHIHAIVGNWGWSIIFLTMLIKGIFFPLSAASYKSMARMRAVAPKLAALKEQHGDDRQKMSQAMMELYKKEKINPLGGCLPILVQMPVFLSLYWVLLESVEMRQAPFMLWITDLSIKDPFFILPIIMGATMFIQQRLNPTPPDPMQAKVMKMMPIIFTFFFLWFPAGLVLYWVVNNCLSIAQQWYITRKIEAATKKAEA